The genomic interval CACCGCAGATGAATTCGCCACCGCAATCCGCACCGTTCACGCTGGACGACGCTACATCGACCCCGAACTAGCCGCCATGACGATCAGCGCCGGTGAATCCCCATTAACCAACCGTGAAGAAGAAGTCCTCGAACTAGCAGGCCAAGGACTAAGCGCCGAAGAAATTGCGGTGGCAGCGCACCTCGCGCCGGGAACCACCCGCAACTATTTATCCCAAGCTATGACAAAAGTAGGCGCGCAGAATCGCTTTGAAGCGTTCACGCGCGCCAGGGAATTGGGCTGGTTGTAGCTTGTGGCTTATCTCCTATTAAAGCTGGAGCTAGAAGGAGAGAACTGCCAGAACTGTGGAGCCTACGAAAGCTGGTACGAAAGTCTCACGTGGGAGACCAGTCATGTTTACCCAGTTGTTGGTGCTCCACTCAAACCAGTGGTTAACGATAGATACGATGTCCATGAACCAAACTTCCTTTGTGTGAGGTGTATTCAGAGGGCCAGCCCCAAAATACATTGACCAGTAGTGCTTCACATCACACTATAAAACAGTTAGAAGCACCTAAACAGTTTTTCCGATAACTGTTGTCATTTTGTGACCGCCTGGCTTTGTAGTTTTCCCTCCGGTGTCCAAGATGAATATGACATGATGAATGGCGTGGTACAGCCTCAGGAACATCTCGATGCAACGTTGATTGCTGCAGACTTCCACGGCAACCCCGAAAACTCTGGTGACCGCAAAGAGCGCCTGAATTTTCAAGGTTGGAAGTATGCCCTTAATCGCACGGTCAGGGATGTTTTTCCAGATGGCCTGCTCGATTTGGCGGCCTTGTTGACGTTCTTTTCCATTCTGTCGATCGCCCCTGCAGTGCTGCTGGGCTATTCGGTGATCACGATTTTTCTGGCCAGTGACTCCACCGAAATCCTCAACCTTGTCCGCGATGAGGTAAATCAGTACGTTCCGGAAGATCAATCCCATGTTGTCAACGGCGTGATTGATTCGATCGCAGGCTCGGCAGCTGCAGGTCAGGTCGGTGTCGCGGTCGGTGTGATCACGGCATTGTGGACATCTTCGGCATATGTGCGCGCTTTTTCCAGATGTGCCAACGCTGTTTATGGCCGAAGCGAAGGCCGCACATTGATCAAACGCTGGGCAATGCTGCTTTTCCTCAACCTTGCGTTGCTGCTTGGAATCATCATCATTTTGGTCTCCTGGGTGCTCAACGAGACCTTGGTGATGGGAATTTTCGCCCCCATCGCGGAACCACTTCATCTCACGAATGTGCTCAGCTTCCTCACGGACCGGTTCATGCCGATCTGGATCTGGGTGCGGTTCCCAGTGATTGTGGGGGTGCTCATCATGTTCGTGGCCACGCTGTATTACTGGGCCCCGAACGCCCGCCCGTGGAAGTTTCGCTGGCTCAGCCTCGGATCATTCTTGGCGATCGTTGGCATCCTGCTCGCAGGCGTGGGCTTGAATTTCTACTTCACGCTGTTCGCCGCTTTTAGTTCCTACGGCGCGGTGGGTTCGCTGCTCGCGGTTTTTATTGCGCTGTGGGTGTTCAACATTTGCTTAATCATCGGCCTGAAAATCGACGTGGAGATCAGCCGCGCCAAGCAACTGCAGGCAGGAATGCCGGCGGAGGATTACAGTTTAGTGCCACCACGCTCTATCGAGAAGGTGGCGAAAATGAAGCAGCGCCAGCAGCGCTTGATGGATCAGGCTGCGGCGATCCGGGAGGAAAGCAATTAAAAAATTGCTTATCGACGTCCCCCTCCACACACTTTTGCCCCTTTAAATACTTACACCTTTCCTATAGTGTGAAAGCTATCACAGTAATAGGGAAGGATTAACCATGAAGACTCGTCATCGGGCCCTCTTTGCGTGTATCGCGGCGGTTTCATTAGTGGCATCTCCCGGTCTTGCACCTACTGCTAACGCGCAGGATCGAGCACCAACTTCGACCGAAATCGCTGTCAACTCCACATATGGACTGCTTGATAACCCCATCACGGCACCGATTGGATTGTTTATTCTGCTGTCGTCCATGACCTGGCACTTCCTCATTTGGTGTCCCATTGGCCAGAGTTCAGGATTCATTGATCCGTACTCAGGAGAGTGTACGTTCTAGCCTTTGTTGTTCTTATCAAACAATTGTTTTAAGTCAGTGTTACCTAAGTTAGGCTGTTGGGAATTGAACTGACACATAGACAGGGTTTTGATGAGAACAACACACACCGCTTCAAGCATTCTGCGAAGAATGATCAGGCGGCAGCGGGGCAAGGTTGCGTTTGGCGCATTCTTTTTGGGGATGTGGCAGCTGTCGGAAGCATTGGTGCCGATTGCGATTGGTTTGATCGTTGATCATGCGGTTCTCACAAAAGATCTCCGCCGATTAGTGGTCGGGCTTGTCGCTTTTGTTGTGCTGTTTGTGGTGTTGAGTTTTTCTTATCGTTTCGGTTCGCGCGCGTTGAATAGGGCCGTGAACTTTGAATCCCATGCGCTCCGCGTAGAGGTAGCCGATCATGCGTTGAAGAATCTGGATCCGCGCAATTTGGTGCCTGGCGAGGTGATGTCGCGGTCCACCGCAGATGCGGATTCTTCGACGCGTATTTTCGGGCAGATCGGAACCGGTGTTTCGGCTGCGACGGGATTTCTTGGTGCAGCGACCTACCTGTTGATCAGTGACTGGCTGGTCGGGTTGTTGGTGCTTGTGCTGGTACCGATCATTTCGGGAGTGGTTGCACTGGCTAGCAAGGGCATTTCTAAAAGGAGTGTCACCCAGCAGGAGAAGTTGGCGGAGTCTGGTGCGCAGGCAAGTGACATCATGATGGGGCTGCGCGTGATCAAGGCGATCGGTGGCGAGCGTTGGGCCGTGAAGACTTTTGAAAAGGCGTCGCAGGCATCAGCGAGAGCGGCGGTTGATACTGCAGTTGCTTCGGGCAAAGTCGCTGGTATTGGTGAGTTGTCCATTGCGGTGAATTTGGCTGCGGTGTTGTTGCTTGCTGGTTGGCGGGTCACCACGGGGGAGTTGGGGCCTGGCCAGTTGATCGCAATTGTGGGTGTGGCGGTGTATTTGTCAGAGCCGATTCGCTTGCTGAGCAACTCGATTAATGCCTCAGCTATTGCGCACGGTGCAGCGGAGCGGGTGGCTAATTTCTTAAACCTCGACGAATCTCAGGCACAGTACGAAAGCAGCGAAACAATCAATGACGGCGAATTCCTCGTCATCGTGCCCCCAGCCAGCACGCTTCCACACGGCGACAATATCTTGGCTACACCTCATGCTGCCGACATTTTCGAAGGTACCTTGCGGTCAAATATTTCCATGAATCATGAGGACAACGTGCCAATTGATCCGCAGGTAATTCGCGCTTCTGGTCTGACTGACATCATTGAGGTGGACGGACTTGATGCGCCGGTGCGCGATACGGGAAGCAATTTATCGGGTGGGCAGCGTCAGCGAGTGGCTTTGGCCAGGGCGTTGCATGCAGACGCGGAAGTACTGGTGCTGATGGATCCAACCAGCGCGGTGGATTCAGTGACGGAGGTGTCTATCGCGCAGGGGATTAAGCAGCTGCGAGCAGGCAAAACCACCATTGTGGTGAGTTCTTCGCCCGCGTTTTACAACTTGGCGGATCGGGTGATTTCACATGTCTAATTTGATGGCATCATCGACACCGAAACAGGCGTTCAGCGCTGCTTTCACGCAACTGAAACCGCACCGGATCAAGTTATTTGGGGTTGTTCTTTGTGGCGTGTTGGTGGCCGTCGCGGGGTTGGTAGGGCCCTGGGCGGTGGGTGGACTCGTCGATAAGCTCCTTGCAACCCCGAGCATGCGCGACGTTGTAGTGTTCGCGCTGCTTATCGTGGCTGGCGGCGTTGTTTCGAGCCTGGGCACGTGGTGGGGCAGCGCGCTGATGGCGCGCGCGTTGGAGCCGGCGATCGCGGGGCTGCGCGAGGATGTGTTGCGCGCGGCGGTGAGTTTGGATGCGAACACGATTGAAACGGCGGGGCGCGGCGACGTGATTTCGCGTATCGCGGATGATTCGCGGGAGGTGTCCACTGCGGCGAGCACCGTGGTGCCGCTGATGGTGCAGGCGGGCTTTACCGTGGTGATTTCCGCGTTTGGCATGGCGGCGGTTGATTGGCGCCTCGGCCTTGTCGGTTTGGTCGCGATCCCGCTGTATTGGACCACGTTGCGCGTCTATTTACCCCGCTCAGGTCCGCTTTATACGCGTGAGCGCGAGGCCTTTGGGGTGCGCACGCAGCGGCTTGTCGGCGCAGTCGAAGGCGCGGAAACCTTGCGCGCTTTCCGCGCAGAAGATACAGAATTAAAGCGTATCGACGCAGCCTCCGGCGAAGCCCGCGACATTTCCATTTCTGTTTTCAGGTTCCTCACATGGGCATTTTCCCGCAACAACCGCGCGGAATGCATCACCCTCGTGCTCATCTTGGGCACCGGCTTTTACCTGGTCAACATCGATCTGGTCACCGTCGGCGCAGTCTCAACCGCCGCACTGATCTTCCACCGACTCTTCGGTCCAATCGGCACGCTCGTGGGCATGTTCTCCGACATCCAATCCGCCAGCGCATCGCTGATCCGCATGGTGGGCGTTATTAACGCGGCATCGAACCAGGTCAGCGGCACCTCGCCGGCGTCTGCCAGCACCGCTTTAACGCTTTTCGACGTCTCCCACCACTATCACACTGCACCCGTCATCAAGAATGCATCCGTGCAGCTGGAACCAGGGGAACACATCGCCATTGTGGGTGCGACCGGCGCTGGTAAAAGCACGCTCGCCCTCATTGCGGCAGGCCTGCTCAGCCCAACTTCCGGGCAGGTGGCTCTCGGCGGATCGAGTTTTTCTAACGTCGAACCGGAAGCATTGCGCCAGAAGATCGCGATGGTCAGCCAAGAAATCCACTGCTTCCGAGGATCTGTTTTAGATAATCTTCGTATCGCACGCCCCGAAGCCACCGATGCGGACATCCACGCCGTTCTCGCCGATATTGGTGATTCCTGGTTGGAGCGCTTACCGCAAGGCATAGACACCATCGTGGGTGATGGCGCTTTCCGTTTAACCTCTGTGGAAAACCAGATCATGGCGCTTGCTCGCGTACATTTGGCCGACCTAGCAATCGTCATCCTTGATGAAGCAACGGCTGAATCAGGCTCTGATCATGCAAAACAGCTTGAAGATGCAGCCCTTAAAGTCACTGAAAACAGATCAGCCATCATCGTGGCTCACCGCCTCAACCAAGCGAAAACCGCCGATCGCATCATCGTCATGGACTCCGGAGAAATCATAGAATCTGGAACCCATGAAGAGCTTCGAGCGATCGGCGGCCGATATGAACAACTGTGGACTGCGTGGTCTGCGCGCTAATTAGCCACCCAAGACCACGCCTTCTCTACGTGGATCGGCGCCACCGACAATGGTGTCGCCGTTTTTCACCAACGCCGATAGGCCACTGGATTGCTCGCCCACATTAACTTCGTGGCCTTTGCTTTCCAGTTCAGATACAAGCTCTGCTGAATCATTGGCGATCAGCGGATGCTCGCTTCCCAGTCCAGTCTTAGGCTGGTTCATCGCACCAAAGTTGGGCGCAGACACTGCCTGCTGTGGATCCATATCCCAGTCGATGATGTTGACCAGGGTTTTCACCACGTACTGAATAATCAAGGATCCGCCAGGGGAGCCCAGCACCATATTCAGATCCGCGATTTCACCATCGCCACTGGCGTTGAACACTAGCATTGGCGACATGGAAGACCGTGGGCGCTTTGCTGACTCGACACGATTGGCCACGGGCTCGCCGTCCTCATCAAGTGGTTCAGCGGAGAAATCTGTCAGCTGATTATTCAAAATGAAACCACGGGTGAAGTGGAAGGAACCGAAAGCAGCTTCCACACTGGTGGTCAACGATGCTGCGTTGCCATAGGAATCGATGATGGAAATATGGCTGGTGCCACTTTCCGGCAGGGCAGCCATGACTGGTTCCTGGCTCAGACCAGCAGTTGCCTGACCCATTGAATGCTCTGGATCAATAAGTTCTGAGCGTTCACCCGTGTAGACATCGCTGATCAACTCTTCGACACCACCTGCTGGAACTTCCACGAAAGCAGGATCACCGATGTAAGCATCGCGATCAGCATAAGCCAGGCGCTCAGCCTCTGAAATCAGGTGAACAGCTTCCGCATTTGGCAATCCGCCATCCAAACCAACCTCAGTGGGTGGGTATTGGGCGAGATCAAAGTTGTTCAAGATACCCAGGGTTTCCATCACTGTGACGCCACCCGATGATGACGGTGGCATGCCACAAACAATCTTGTCGCGGTAGGGAGCACACAAAGCTTCACGAGTTTCCGGAGTGTAGGCAGCCAAATCTGCCGTGCTCATCAGTGATGGTGTGAAACCGTCAACCTCACGGGTGGCGCGTTCCACGATGTCTGCTGCAATCTCACCCGTGTAGAACGCATCGGGGCCACCTTCAGAGATGAGACGAATCGTTTCTGCATAGTCAGGGTTTTGTAAAAGTGTGCCGGGTGCCTTCGCATCACCGTTTTCATCAAGGAAATATGCGGCAGCTTCCGGATCGTGGGAGAGATCCTCAGCGGAGTTAGCAATTGATGCTGACATGCGAGGGCTGATGGAAAAACCATCAGTTGCGAGCTGCTGCGGAGTTGTCAGCACGTCCTGCCAGGAGGTCTTTCCGAATGAATCATGCAGCTGTCCAAGGGCTGCCACGATTCCTGGCACACCAATTGACCTGCCGGAACGTCGGGCATCAGGAACAGGTGCCGTTTGATCCTCTGCAGAAACATGAATGAGATAGTTTTCATCAGCAGCAACTGGCGCTGTTTCACGGCCATCAATGGCTGTCACCGCATTGGCTTCGGCGTCGTAGTACAGAATGTATCCGCCACCACCAAGGCCAGACGACTGCGGTTCCGTCAGTCCCAAAACAAACTGCGCGGTGACAAGAGCATCAGCTGCAGTGCCGCCTTCTCTTAACACCGCGCAGGCTGCTTCAGAAGCGATGGGGTTTGCAGTTGCCACCGCATAACCTTGGGTTTGAACAGGGGTCATGCCCTCGCGGTAGCCGGTACCGATTTCCGGGGCAACAGAAATATCTTCACCTGTGTGAGTGCCTTCTACTTCCTCTTCAGCAGAAGCGTCGGCGGGAAGTTCACAAGGCGCAAGTGGGGGAGACGCTGCTGCTTGGGTTGAGGAGTTTTC from Corynebacterium glutamicum ATCC 13032 carries:
- a CDS encoding YihY/virulence factor BrkB family protein yields the protein MMNGVVQPQEHLDATLIAADFHGNPENSGDRKERLNFQGWKYALNRTVRDVFPDGLLDLAALLTFFSILSIAPAVLLGYSVITIFLASDSTEILNLVRDEVNQYVPEDQSHVVNGVIDSIAGSAAAGQVGVAVGVITALWTSSAYVRAFSRCANAVYGRSEGRTLIKRWAMLLFLNLALLLGIIIILVSWVLNETLVMGIFAPIAEPLHLTNVLSFLTDRFMPIWIWVRFPVIVGVLIMFVATLYYWAPNARPWKFRWLSLGSFLAIVGILLAGVGLNFYFTLFAAFSSYGAVGSLLAVFIALWVFNICLIIGLKIDVEISRAKQLQAGMPAEDYSLVPPRSIEKVAKMKQRQQRLMDQAAAIREESN
- a CDS encoding ABC transporter transmembrane domain-containing protein — encoded protein: MIRRQRGKVAFGAFFLGMWQLSEALVPIAIGLIVDHAVLTKDLRRLVVGLVAFVVLFVVLSFSYRFGSRALNRAVNFESHALRVEVADHALKNLDPRNLVPGEVMSRSTADADSSTRIFGQIGTGVSAATGFLGAATYLLISDWLVGLLVLVLVPIISGVVALASKGISKRSVTQQEKLAESGAQASDIMMGLRVIKAIGGERWAVKTFEKASQASARAAVDTAVASGKVAGIGELSIAVNLAAVLLLAGWRVTTGELGPGQLIAIVGVAVYLSEPIRLLSNSINASAIAHGAAERVANFLNLDESQAQYESSETINDGEFLVIVPPASTLPHGDNILATPHAADIFEGTLRSNISMNHEDNVPIDPQVIRASGLTDIIEVDGLDAPVRDTGSNLSGGQRQRVALARALHADAEVLVLMDPTSAVDSVTEVSIAQGIKQLRAGKTTIVVSSSPAFYNLADRVISHV
- a CDS encoding ABC transporter ATP-binding protein, whose product is MSNLMASSTPKQAFSAAFTQLKPHRIKLFGVVLCGVLVAVAGLVGPWAVGGLVDKLLATPSMRDVVVFALLIVAGGVVSSLGTWWGSALMARALEPAIAGLREDVLRAAVSLDANTIETAGRGDVISRIADDSREVSTAASTVVPLMVQAGFTVVISAFGMAAVDWRLGLVGLVAIPLYWTTLRVYLPRSGPLYTREREAFGVRTQRLVGAVEGAETLRAFRAEDTELKRIDAASGEARDISISVFRFLTWAFSRNNRAECITLVLILGTGFYLVNIDLVTVGAVSTAALIFHRLFGPIGTLVGMFSDIQSASASLIRMVGVINAASNQVSGTSPASASTALTLFDVSHHYHTAPVIKNASVQLEPGEHIAIVGATGAGKSTLALIAAGLLSPTSGQVALGGSSFSNVEPEALRQKIAMVSQEIHCFRGSVLDNLRIARPEATDADIHAVLADIGDSWLERLPQGIDTIVGDGAFRLTSVENQIMALARVHLADLAIVILDEATAESGSDHAKQLEDAALKVTENRSAIIVAHRLNQAKTADRIIVMDSGEIIESGTHEELRAIGGRYEQLWTAWSAR
- the ggt gene encoding gamma-glutamyltransferase, giving the protein MKVTQSTFLKSVAAFTVAALTLTISSCSSGEDTSASSTDTENSSTQAAASPPLAPCELPADASAEEEVEGTHTGEDISVAPEIGTGYREGMTPVQTQGYAVATANPIASEAACAVLREGGTAADALVTAQFVLGLTEPQSSGLGGGGYILYYDAEANAVTAIDGRETAPVAADENYLIHVSAEDQTAPVPDARRSGRSIGVPGIVAALGQLHDSFGKTSWQDVLTTPQQLATDGFSISPRMSASIANSAEDLSHDPEAAAYFLDENGDAKAPGTLLQNPDYAETIRLISEGGPDAFYTGEIAADIVERATREVDGFTPSLMSTADLAAYTPETREALCAPYRDKIVCGMPPSSSGGVTVMETLGILNNFDLAQYPPTEVGLDGGLPNAEAVHLISEAERLAYADRDAYIGDPAFVEVPAGGVEELISDVYTGERSELIDPEHSMGQATAGLSQEPVMAALPESGTSHISIIDSYGNAASLTTSVEAAFGSFHFTRGFILNNQLTDFSAEPLDEDGEPVANRVESAKRPRSSMSPMLVFNASGDGEIADLNMVLGSPGGSLIIQYVVKTLVNIIDWDMDPQQAVSAPNFGAMNQPKTGLGSEHPLIANDSAELVSELESKGHEVNVGEQSSGLSALVKNGDTIVGGADPRREGVVLGG